From Paenibacillus sp. V4I7, one genomic window encodes:
- a CDS encoding YqzM family protein, whose protein sequence is MSDPKHPELHVYEEPRNDFMDVGIGFGAFFGFLFLIAAIATVIQVMK, encoded by the coding sequence ATGAGCGATCCTAAACACCCTGAGCTTCACGTGTACGAAGAACCGCGTAATGATTTCATGGATGTAGGCATTGGCTTTGGCGCTTTCTTTGGCTTTTTGTTTCTAATTGCAGCCATTGCAACCGTGATTCAAGTTATGAAATAG